gtgcagtctggtgtttttagcaaggtgaagctaacctggcaaggtgaatttccccaaaagacctccagtatttttttgccAGTCAtgttggctctgtgtgccaagttagttccaggtccatcattggtggagttcagagtgctcattgattgcaggtgaactataaatcccagctctggatgcatcattggtgggtttcagtgtgctctctggcctcAGGATAAACTActactcccactatggtgagtctgtatgctcattgattgcaggtaaactataaatcccagctctGGATGCATTGTCAGTGGGTtttagtgtgctctctggcttcaGGGTAAACTACTACTCTCACTATGGTGAGTctgtgctcattgattgcaggtgaactataaatcccagtacctataactccaaaatgtccaggccaattctcctcaaaacccacctgtattcaaatttgggcatatcgggtatgcatgccaagtttggtccagatccatcattgtttgggttcatagtgtgctctggatgtaggtgaactacaactcctataaatccctctaaAGACCACCAGTATTTTTTTGCCGGTCATgtggactctgtgtgccaagttagttccaggtccatcattggtggagttaagagtgctcattgattgcaggtgaactgtacATCCCAGCTATGGGTGCATCATTGGTGGgtttcagtgtgctctctggcttcaGGGTAAACTACTACTCTCACTATGGTGAGTCTGTGCTCATtgatttcaggtgaactatacatcccagctcTGGATGCATTGTCAGTGGGTTTCAGTGTGCTGCCTGGCTTCAGAGTAAACTACTACTCTCACTATGGTGAGTctgtgctcattgattgcaggtgaactatacatcccagtacctataactccaaaatgtccaggccaattctcctcaaaacccacctgtattcaaatttgggcatatcgggtatgcatgccaagtttggtccagatccatcattgtttgggttcatagctctggatgtaggtgaactacaattcctgtaggtaaaggtaaaggtttcccctgaggttaagtccagtcatgtctgactctgggggttggtgctcatctccatttctaagccgaagacttagacacctccaaggttatgtggccggcatgactgcatggagcaccgttaccttcccgctattgatctactcccattggtatgttttcgaacttctaggttggcagaaataaATCCCGCTAAAGActgccagtattttttgttggtcatggggtttctgtgtgccaagttagttccaggtccttTGTTGGTGGAatttgttggtggagttcagagtgctgttagattgcaggtgaactatacatcccagtacttacaagtcctataaatcatggtgaattctccccaatcctctctagtatgttcagttgctgaccaattcctctgtttggaaagggttaagggagaggcagtgggcggggtcatgcaaattccacagcaatggagagagtaagaaacactggggtgtctgtggtggaggaaaaacaaaatctaggCTGAAATTGTCCTCGTAAGAAAGCTTTCATTtgagtggtgggcagtatggtgtctgtagaagacattggcagggctctagGACATGTTCATGGCCTTCACTATAACccgcaatgtcattggagggagggccattggtgtctcttgGATTGTGGGAACgatagttattgttattatctgaatctggcattgaataatTGTCATAGTGTGTAAGCCATCCTGAATCCacctttgggggtgagaagggcgggttataagtatagtaaataaataaatgaattgtggaagtgggagcctatttgtggaagtggacaccgcagccacacacatatatacatattttcacttttattatgtgcatagatttcattttttatttcaagACTGGGAGTCGAGGCAGCTTATACATTTTAAAGATTACAATTAAAGGGATACAAAAGCAATATTAAATCGGATTAAGCTCTGACCATACCTTCTAAAAGAATTTTAAGAACAACAAGGAGGGAGCCAGTATGGCATCCTTAGGGAGAGAATTCTAAAATATAGGGGCAGCCACCCGGAAGCTTTTTCTCTTGACTTCACTGTTGTATATGAAGGGCTTTTCTTCACATATACCCCAACCATCACAAGATCTTATACAGAGAAAATGCATTGAGTGTCTCTTGTAACCTTCTACTGGTGCTTAGCAAATTCAATATTAAGGTGGCTAAATAGCCAACTACTTAAAAGTACCGTAGTTTACGAAAACTAACTTAAGTTATCTGTAGTTGAGGGAAGAAGAGTAGAATACGATCTGATGGTCATAGCTCCTTGCATGTAGGCTAGGCGATTGgacatccagttcaaagaaaaggaGACTGAATCGGAAGTACAGCTGTGCCTTCACGATCCAAAAGTACCAAATGCAGAAGACACAGTCATTGATTTAACTATCAATGTTAGTTGCCCAATGCTCAGGGCCCAAGTTCAAACACCACGCCATGAGTTCGAAAGCCCAACAGAGAGGATTCTGTGTTGATCGTGGCATGAAGGTTTCCCTTAAAAATAGTATTGTGGTCCAAATGGATCTGCCATTGGGATGAGAGTCCACCACTGAATAATACTTAATGCTTGTGTCCATCTTGTGGCTTTCTTGAAGGCATTTGGTGAAGAATATGAGAAGCCAGGTGAGATGGACCTGTTGACTTTGCAGTGCTAATAATGTGGGCATTGTGGTTTCTCTTTGCTTACAAAAGCATTGAGCAGAAAAGCGGATCAGGTTCTCTGTTAAACGCTTTGGCTTCTGCAAAGAGGTTGTTATTTGCAAGAAGTTGTTGAAGATGTGATATGCAATAGTAGTCTATGGAATTCCATGAGACAGAGTTAAGGAGTGTGTGTAATATAGTAGTtaagaggttaaatgcataggTTGGGGATGAATGGCTAGAGGGTAACTTTGGGAGGTTCCACTTTCTAGCCGGATGTACATATGTTTAGAGATAAGAATGGAATGTTCATGTCCTCCAATGTAGTCGGATGGCGTCTGGTTGTTGTCCAGTCTGCAATGTAAATAAGCTGTACATACTGCAATAAAGTTTGAGCTGCTTTTGATAGCTGAACTGAAAGGAGTCTGGAATTTATTCCGTCTGTCCTGAGCAGACAGCCAGAACATCAGAGGAGGAATTGAGACAGGGAAGGTGATTTGTCTCAATCAACCAATTGACAGAGTCCAGGGTTCCGAGTTTACAGCACTTTGAATCAGTTTGATAAGAGTTCGTCTGGTGGTGGAGGCAGCAGTAGTGCTTCGCTTGGCGTTTGATAGGTGGCATCGAGAGGCATCGGGCGGTGGATCTCAGCATATGGCTCAAGTGAAAGGGACTCTGGTTGAGTGGGACCGAGGTCCCCATTGAGGCCACCAAGCCAGTTGGGTGGAGGAGGCAGGTTAAGAGGCTCAGGGCTGTAAGCTTGAAGTGGAACGTCAACCATGTCGCTTGGTTCTTCAGAGACCGCCGTTTGTTCGCTTGTTGACGAGACCGAGTTCCCTGTTGCTGTAGGACCAGACTCCTCAGTGTCACATCTAGATGCAGTGTCCAGATCCTGCCTCGATTCAGACAAGGGCCCATCTGCGTTTTCCAGTAGCTGTGTCTCCTTGTTAAACTTCCATGGCAGGAGAGAGAGGACAGACACCCGCTTCAGGCCATTGGCCACTTCTTTGTCCGGCGCGACTTCTGGCACGTCTCCATCCGCAAAGGGGGAGCGACCAGCCCAGTGTGGAAGCGGCGAAGCGGCCTTCCTCCATCGCTTCCATAGGAAGATGCCGACAATAACGGCAATCATGATAATCAGGGTGACCCCAATTACGACTGCTGTTAATACATGTTCGTTGTGAGATTTGGGCCCCTCCGTTATGGGCTTCTGGGGCTTCGCCGTGGACAATGGCCTGTTGTTTTTGGTGGAACCTCCCAGTGTTCTTGTTTGGGAGGAATGCATTTGGGTGGTGAAAATCGTGTCGGCTTCTGTTGCTGTGACTGATGGAATCagagagggagaggaagtggAAGTGGAGGAGTTTGCAGCCCCCTTTGTCTCTGCAAAGATGGGGTTCCACCATATTTGCCCACAGAAGAACATGAGGATAGTGGGATTGGTGCTCATTGTTGTCATCATGCTGGCCAACCCCTCTGTggcataaaaagaagaaaatagctCTCCGAGTGTTGAATCTTGACTTCTGAAATAAGGATAATTAACAATTAATATTttggtatttaataataattattaattattattattatttatacacataataaaagcgaaaatatgtatgtgtgtgtggctgagATGGCCACTTACACAGACAATCCCCTACCTCcataaatagctatagctcccactactttGGAGACACCAAAGgctctccctccaatgacattgcaggttatagtgagctcatgaacatgtccaagagtcctgccaatgtccttcacaAACATCATTCTGCCCCCTCCtccaagtgaaagctttcatacggggcaatttcatcctagattgtctgtttttcctccaccacagacatcccagtgtttctgactctctccactgttgtggaatttgcataaccccacccactgtctctcccataaccctttcctattcttttctatggcacccaacagaggaattgatcagcaattcaGTAATTTTAATTTCTTGAATAATGATTTCTAGACTGCCTTTCAgtctagataataataataataatttattatttttatttatgacagGTTGTTTAGCCCATGCTTCAGCCTACCTTACCAATTTTACCATACATTTCTAATTTgaacatacagtagtctcacttatccaacactcgcttattcaacgttctggattatcccaacacatttttgtagtcaatgttttcaatacatcgtgttattttggtgctaaatttgtaaatacagtcattactacatagcattactgcgtattgaactaccggtactttttctgtcaaatttgttgtataacatgatgttttggtgcttaatttgtaaaatcataacctaatttgatgtttaataggcttttccttaatgcctccttattatccaacatatttgcttatccaacgttctgccggcctgtttatgttggataagtgagactctactgtattaaaattgcAGCAATAGGCAAAGTATAGCTCTGTGTAAACATGATATCATAGTATCGCCCGTGTTTCAAACACATACGCCCTATATGTTCATCTGGAAAGAAAAACACTTCTGGTGCATGACAGTTCTGCCTCTTTCAATGGTAGTTCATAGACTAGGACCTCAGGCATTGATCCTAATGCATTGGCAAGTCCCTATGGCTGCAGGAGGTCCTTTCAGATGGGTTCCAAGGCTCTTGAACATGGCTTGTTTTCTGTCTCATTGCTGACCGGGCAGTGAGATAATAAGAACTGAAATAGCATTAGAGGAAATCCTGACACTCATATTTGACTGCCAGCCCTTGGTTCAAAGCATGAGAGGCAGATCAGGAACCTTAAACTGATGTAGGAGCAAAATGGCTCATCTCCATCACCCTACGCTGGACCTACTCCAGTCGATCCCTACAGAAGACATAGAACACTGATtccgaatttatttatttattgaccctccaacattagtacccaaagggttacaaatcaggttttggtcaactttagatttggttttctTATCTGgggtcctgattcagaaaattgcattggatagaccacatcagctctcgtttctgatacagaacacataccatccagtagtcatagaatcatagaatcatagaatagtagagttggaagagaccacatgggccatctagtccaaccccctgctaagaagcaggaaatcgcattcaaagcacccccgacagatggccatccagcctctgcttaaaagcctccaaggaaggctgTGGGAAGGCttctgctctcccacagaaaactatatttaataatctagagctaatgtggtctatccaatgcaatattctgaatcagtatc
This genomic window from Anolis carolinensis isolate JA03-04 unplaced genomic scaffold, rAnoCar3.1.pri scaffold_7, whole genome shotgun sequence contains:
- the evi2b gene encoding protein EVI2B, with protein sequence MMTTMSTNPTILMFFCGQIWWNPIFAETKGAANSSTSTSSPSLIPSVTATEADTIFTTQMHSSQTRTLGGSTKNNRPLSTAKPQKPITEGPKSHNEHVLTAVVIGVTLIIMIAVIVGIFLWKRWRKAASPLPHWAGRSPFADGDVPEVAPDKEVANGLKRVSVLSLLPWKFNKETQLLENADGPLSESRQDLDTASRCDTEESGPTATGNSVSSTSEQTAVSEEPSDMVDVPLQAYSPEPLNLPPPPNWLGGLNGDLGPTQPESLSLEPYAEIHRPMPLDATYQTPSEALLLPPPPDELLSN